In Phoenix dactylifera cultivar Barhee BC4 chromosome 1, palm_55x_up_171113_PBpolish2nd_filt_p, whole genome shotgun sequence, the genomic stretch AAAagctgaagaaagaaaaaactttTTCTGTGATATATACAATAGATAGGATGAACTGGATTTTGAATACCAGCCACAGCTCCAGTATAATGGCTTGGCTAAATAATCCGAAAGAAATCAGCTTATTTTGTTCCTTCAGGTAGATCCAAAGCATTCCTCAATGCAACAAATCCTCCACCGGGCTACCAAATCCACAATATCGAATAAAATGGCTTTAATAGCTTCCTGCTCCATGAATTATGAGTGTCTCCACCAACCAAGTGATGACCAACCTTAAAAACTTATTATACTTAATTGGACCTCAAAACCAGATGTTTTAATGGACCAGGTCTGACAGACGAAGAAGAAACCCTTCGTTTCGCTCAGAGAGATCCTTCGAATGAGACTTGACGTTGTGCTGGTCTGGGTAGCTGCGATGATGCATTGGCCAGACCTTGGAGCATCTTTACGACGTCGACCGTATCATCAAGATAGTACTTAGCCTTGCTTGGTTTCTTACCAACGGTGCATGCAAAGACTTCAGCAATTGCTGGCAGTGATGGATTATTCATGGAACTCATGATGCTCTCAAACATGTCTTCATCAGATCGATCATCTCCGATGCATAATACAAAGTCCGGTGGTTTTCCTCCACTCAACATGGTCGCAATAAGATTTTCCACCACCACACCTTTGCTTATACCCTGCACATGATCCCACGTATATAAGCCGACAAGTTTTCTCCGTTCTAATTTAATAGCTGAAGGCAAAACAGAGAGGGAAACATAGTTTTCTTTCAAAACGAAAAACACCATTAGAATGCAGGTCGGACAATTTGAAGGCATGGCCCATGCAGATACGGAGACTTGTTTACGAAATCCAAATCAGAGCATGTGGGGACAAGCTCTTATCTGTGGTTAAGAGATAGGGCTAGCAAAATATGAGGTAGGCAGAGATTCACTAGAAGTCAATCCTAATCAATGCACCTTTAGTTTGAAAGCTACACTCAATTGATCATGATCCATCATGGATATAAGATAAAGTCATTCTTTTGTCTGAATTCAAACTAAACAATTCAGAAAAGGTGCTGAAAGCATAAAAGCCACAGTAGTTCTTCTTCTTACCTGAGGGTTTACTTCTACAATATGCTGGCCCCTTTTCACAGACACAGGTTCGTTGGCAAGCACATTCTCTAGATGATCAAGGAGTTCTTTTGCCTGGCACGACCCAAAATCAGGATCAGCCTCTTGATGATGCCAGACTAGCGCACTTTCTTTATGTTCAATGTAAGATCCATCGGTTGCCTCCATGTAGAGCCTCATTACAGGTTCTGCAATCTTTTTCCAATCAAAGTCAGCTGTTAACATGCATGACTCCCAAGGAGTATCCCGACTCCACCTACAGCAAAGGAAAAACAATTCAAGACAGGCTTGTTGTTAGTTGTCAGCCATACAAAATCCATGATCCTCCCTTCCGTTCAAATGATAAGAAATAGAGATGCCATCACTTATTTACACATACATGTTATGAATTGCAACAAAAATAATAGATTACAGACTATTACATTTCTAATTGGAAATAGTTACAAACTACAAAGTATGATACACCTCATCCCTGCTCCTCAATAATGAGCTTGGATTTGCTGTATTTCTATACTGTAACAACAACTAAAATGCCAAACTAAGATTACATCCCATGATCCAATTGAATCCAATTTGACATTCGAAACACTTCGGTAAAATACCAAATCAATCTTCGTATAGTTCAATTATCAGAAAGCTGAGAACTGCTGTGATCACCAATGTGACTCGTGCTACTTCTGTCTCTATTTGTAGGATTCACACATTCCCTCTCTCATCTTCTTATAAATGCACTTTGCATGCAAGATCCTAATTCAGATGTATTAATCTTTTCTCTGTGCTTTGCAAAAACCCTAAACTGAAAGGTCGATACTGCCACATAGCTTCATTTAATTACATATGCGCATGtacttaaaaattttacaaCTTATCACGAAGGGGCTCTAAAATGGTATGTCTGAATAATCTCGTAGTAGAGCAGTTCATATTTCCACACCCTACCAATATCGAGATAATTGTTTCATTTGGTTATAAGTCTTCTACGGTAACTAAGATTATATAACAGAGTATCAAAGCAAATGCCAGAATCAAAGAACTTAAACACAAATTCTTACCTTGTGAAATATCCATGCTCAGCAGAGATTCCTAACTTCTCGCATGGAGCGAACCACTTGCTCAACTCGTCCTTCCCTCTGCCGCTGACAACAAAAACTACATTCTTTGGGTCTGAGCACAAACTATTCAAGATTGAAGTAACTTCATTGCTTGGTGTTTTGTCGATCGAAGACTGCGGCATCATTGTCCCGTCGTAATCTAGTAATATGAGCCTGCTGTTTGTCCTCCTGTACGCGGGGGCTATATGCTCCACCGAAAGCCTTCTGAAATTAGGACCAAGAGCAACCACGCGGAAGCTCATCCCAAATCCAATCCCCCAACACCTCCTGAGGAAATGGTCCTTGCATGCCCGCTGCAAGTCCTGATCGAATGACCTCGCCCAGTAGGCGACATCATGAGAGCTGACATACTTATAGTGCTTCTCGTGCCGCAGCTGCTTCTCGGCCTCCAGTGTTGTGATAGCCAAATTCATGGCCTCTGCCACAGCATCCACATTCCATGGATTGACCCGAATTGCCCCACTGAGGGATGGGGAGCAACCGATGAACTCCGACACCACGAGCATGCTCTTCTTGGGAGATCCCTCCAATGCCAGGCTCCCCTGACGGCACACGGTGTACTCGTAAGGGACGAGGTTCATCCCGTCCCGCACCGGATTCACCACGCAGCACTCGGACACGGCGTAGAAGGCAACCTTCTCGTAGGTGGGTACCGGGCGGTCGATCACGACGATGGGCTCGTAGCCAGGGCGGCCAAACCTGTCGTTGATCCTCTTCGTGATCGACCGGGTCTCGTCCTCCACCTCCTGCACGTCCCTCCCCTGGCTCCTCGCCGGGTTGAAGATCTGGACCAGAACCACCCGGCCGCGCAGCTCCTGGTGCTCCTCCAGCAGCCGCTCCATCGCCAGAAACTTCAACCCGATCCCTTTGAACAGGTCAACGTCGTCCACGCCAAGCAGCAAGGTCTTGTCCTTGTACCTCCCCGTGAGCTCCTGGACCTTGTCGGCCGCCTCCGGCGACGCCATGACGGAGCGGAGCTGGCCCATGTCGACCCCGACGGGGAGGATCTTGATGGTGACGGTGCGGCCGTAGTACTCGATGCCCATGTACCCTCGTTTCGACTGGTAATCGAGGCCGAGCGAGCGGGAGCAGACGGAGAGGAAGTGGCGGGCGTAGTCGAAGGTGTGGAAGCCGACGAGGTCAGCGTTGAGGAGGGCGCGGAGGAGGTCGTCCCGGACGGGGATGGTGCGGAAGATCTCGGAGGTTGGGAAAGGGGAATGGAGGAAAAATCCGAGCTTTACCCTGGGGAAGCGCTTGCGGAGGAAGGTGGGGAGGGCGAGGAGGTGGTAGTCTTGGATCCAGACGAAGTCGTCGTCGGGGTTGAGGACCTCGGTTAGGCGGTCGGCGAAGAGCTTGTTGGCCGAGAGATAGGAGCGCCAGAGGGATAGATCGAAGCGGAGGCCGCCAAGGGAGGAGGGGGAGATGGGGAGGAGGTAGTGGAGGAGGGGCCAGAGGTAGTGCTTGCAGAAGCCGTGGTAGAAGCGGGCGTGGAGGTCCGGGGGGAGGAGGACGGGGACGCAGCGGAACTCGCGGCGGAGCTGGGCGGCGACGGCGTCGTGGTGAGCTGGGTCGAGGCCGTCGGGAAGGCCGCGGAGGGTGCCGACGTGGAGGACATCTACGCCAGGGGGGAGGCCGGAGCGGAGCTGGAGGACCAAGGCGTCCGGATCGTAGGAGAACGACCAGCCAGAGGGGGAGGCGGGGTCAGGAGTCGCGCGGAGGGGGAGGTGGTGGGAGACGATGATCCGGCGCTCCGGCAGCGGCGACGGCGACGCCGGCGGTGACTCGTCGGTGGCGGCACCAGCGGAGGAGAGGATGCCGGGGTCCGCCATGACGCGGGGGAGGCGGGCCGGGTGTCGGGGCGGCGACGGGAAGTCGGAGTCGGCGGGGGCCAGCTCCAGAAGGTTCGGGTAGGACCGAGAAGgcatctcctcctctcctaACCTcgtccttcttccctctcgttCTTGTTGTTATGGGTTGGGAATTAGAGTCAGGGGTAGGTTCCGGCTATCGGTGGGTGTTGCAGACGACGACGACGAAGGAGACGGGTTCATCCGGCGAGGGTTCAAAATGCGGTCATCTTTATCTTGGTCTCTTTTTGCTTCTGTGCAGCGATCGGAGAACCAGAGGAGAATTCTcggttttcttccttcttttccgtcttCCACACGAAAACGAGCTCCTCGTCGGAGAGGAAGATAGCGAGGATAAAAAGAAGAGGAATggatgaagaaggaaaggggatAACGTCGGGGTACATAGCCTTACGAGGTTGGCTACCGGCGCTAGGCAGTGGGCTTTTAGATTTATATTTCCGAAATGACGAAACTGCCATCGGAAGGAAGGGGTATTTTAGGAATTCATGAGATTTGTGGTTGGCGGGTTTGAAGTTGGTCCGCGCGGACTCCGTGATTGAATGTTCCATTCAAATCACgtgcaattatttttttttatttggtctCTACCATCTTTTCACGCGCGCATAAAATTTTTATGCGCTATCACTCTGATCTGCCGTTGCTCGGATCTTTTAATTGCATCCTGCCCGTCAATAAGTGGAGTGGGAACGGGGCGTTTTTCTCCTCCGACGCTTGACTGGCGCCTCGGCCGCATATAAACTTGTATGCAGATCAAAAAGTTAGACAGCCGTCAAGCGTAG encodes the following:
- the LOC103699387 gene encoding probable alpha,alpha-trehalose-phosphate synthase [UDP-forming] 9 — encoded protein: MPSRSYPNLLELAPADSDFPSPPRHPARLPRVMADPGILSSAGAATDESPPASPSPLPERRIIVSHHLPLRATPDPASPSGWSFSYDPDALVLQLRSGLPPGVDVLHVGTLRGLPDGLDPAHHDAVAAQLRREFRCVPVLLPPDLHARFYHGFCKHYLWPLLHYLLPISPSSLGGLRFDLSLWRSYLSANKLFADRLTEVLNPDDDFVWIQDYHLLALPTFLRKRFPRVKLGFFLHSPFPTSEIFRTIPVRDDLLRALLNADLVGFHTFDYARHFLSVCSRSLGLDYQSKRGYMGIEYYGRTVTIKILPVGVDMGQLRSVMASPEAADKVQELTGRYKDKTLLLGVDDVDLFKGIGLKFLAMERLLEEHQELRGRVVLVQIFNPARSQGRDVQEVEDETRSITKRINDRFGRPGYEPIVVIDRPVPTYEKVAFYAVSECCVVNPVRDGMNLVPYEYTVCRQGSLALEGSPKKSMLVVSEFIGCSPSLSGAIRVNPWNVDAVAEAMNLAITTLEAEKQLRHEKHYKYVSSHDVAYWARSFDQDLQRACKDHFLRRCWGIGFGMSFRVVALGPNFRRLSVEHIAPAYRRTNSRLILLDYDGTMMPQSSIDKTPSNEVTSILNSLCSDPKNVVFVVSGRGKDELSKWFAPCEKLGISAEHGYFTRWSRDTPWESCMLTADFDWKKIAEPVMRLYMEATDGSYIEHKESALVWHHQEADPDFGSCQAKELLDHLENVLANEPVSVKRGQHIVEVNPQGISKGVVVENLIATMLSGGKPPDFVLCIGDDRSDEDMFESIMSSMNNPSLPAIAEVFACTVGKKPSKAKYYLDDTVDVVKMLQGLANASSQLPRPAQRQVSFEGSL